GTTCCTCGTGTGATAGAGGAGGAGATTGAGACTTGTGATACTTGCCATAAACCCCTGGTACCTGAAGTTGACTTTGAAGATGATGAAGTTGTAGACTTCATTTTGCCAAACAGAGCTAGGTTTCTGAAGACTGGCCATGCAGCAGTTCTTATTCCTGAACAcaacaaatcaaacattttacGAACAGATTTCTTCTTAGAACTTCTAGGAGACATAAAGTTTGTTCCAGAATTTGGGGATGATTTGGTTCATGCAAGCTCAGTTGCTTTTCTTGGACCCCATGGAACATTATTCTATGAGGACAGTCCTGCAATCATCCGGTTGCCCCTTTATCTGGATGTTGGAGTATCTCAAGTGAGGTGCTTCACAAGCAACACAGATGACATGGAAAAGCCTGTATGGATGGAAGTACCTACATGCGACTACAGGGTATTTCAAGGATATGTGTTGTTGAGAACGAATCACTTTTCTTTATTTACCGTCATGTTGGATCAAGTTACCCCTACTGTTACAAGAGTCATAAGAAAAGATGAGGGTGGAAAACTTGTGGTAGATCAGGTTCCTGGAGTCAAGGTTGATTTCCCTGAAGGATCCCTATCCGAAGATGTTACAGCTTCTGTAAAGGTCTTCTGTTCAGAACTTCCTTCTCATCTGAGAACAAACCTACCCATGAGAGATGCTTTTGCATCCCCAACAGTGGTGCTACAACCACATGGCTACTTCTTCAAAGTGCAACGAGACTGCAAGGTTACTGTTGAGCTGCCAATACCAAACTACAGTAAGATAATTCAGCATTTTGGACATGAAGCCCAACTCTCTGTATGGCACAGCCCAACGTCAGAAGAAGAGCCTGTTTCGTGGGAACCACTGAATGTCAATTATCGTATCAGAGAAGATGCAAATGCCAGTTACTTCATAGCCATTCCTGTTGAGCACTTCTCCTGGCTGACAGCCATCTGGAATGGGATCAGAAGTAAGCTCAATAACACCGGAATGTCTCTGGGCTTCTATTCTGGAGGAGCTGTGAGCATGAAATGCCAGGCATGGATGCTGGAGAGTTCAGATACAGAGAAGTTTGGTCTCGTGGTCATTTGTCATCTAAGTGATGACAGCACCATGCAGGATGTGGGCAACTATGCTATTAATGTTGGTGGCAGCCTCAAGCCTGTTGCAATAGCACCTGGTAagtttgttatttatttacacCAATCAAACTCCTGTATTGCTGGTAAGGTTTAGTGATTTAGACAAGGGTTCTTCTGTGTGCCCTTTTGCTCAATTTACAAGTGTGcggcacacttttttttatgttaatgttatgtttgaatatgttttatatagttAATTCTAATTCGGAGTAATTCATAATTGAATGTATTATTTGAGATGTTTTGTTTGTGAAAATCATAAAGAGTTTACAATCCAATTGTATGTCTTGATGTCAGAATCATCATTACCTCTCAGAATTATGCATCTGATATCAGTCTGTAGTGAGTTTAAGGAATTTCCAATGTAAATTTCTGTCTACAAGTAGGTGGAGATATTGTTGTGAAACTAGGACGTTCAGACTACTTTGAGGCGGATACCCGGGCGAGTGAGGACCCTAGTCTGGAGAAAGTGGAAGCCAACTACAGGGGTGGTGAGTTTGAGATGCAGTTTGCTTGCCGCTTTAAGGGAAGCAACAAACCCAAGGAGAGGGAGATCTTTGGCAAGGTGTTTGTGAAGCGAAGGAAAGAGGATGGCTCAGAAGAACGTCTTTTTGAGTTCAACCTTATCAAGGTAAATTTATACACCTGTACCATCAATGTCTATGTTATAATTTGGCAAGTCAGATTCTGTGTAGTGCCAACTTTTAATACAGACCTTTGTGGTACCAAGAGATTTTAAGTCTGGAGACTCACCCGTTTCTTTTCAGGATAAAAGAAGAAGGCAAGAAGCAAATTGCATATTTCATTAAAGATGCTCTATTGCATTGCACTTTGTGTATTGGAATACTACTTTACCATTAATGAAATCGTATAGAAGACCTGGAATTTTTGAGATTGCTAAAAATTTCTTCTGGGATTGGCGGGTGGGGAATGTCCCCTGTTGAAATTGATACTTGTAGGTTGATTCAGTGATGAGTTTGTGCAGGGGTCTGAAGCAGTGGCTACTAATGAGAGCCATACCAATGTCTTGGGCCTATTTTCACATATTACTTGCGTGTGGCAGGTAGTGAATACAGGCCACAGGACTGGTGACAACCGCATGCATACTGAGAATGAAGTGCCTACAGTAGGATGTTATATTTTGTCATTCACAAAtaggatattaaaaaaatttcttcGAATTTCTctgttaaaataaatacatgtacagataGTCAGAGAGAATATTTACATACCCAACTTGAGAGAaaaatcgacttcaaagtttactataattttcacacttagttccccagccttacaacatattcattgctagaaaaatacatggttggaaagaccaagaaaattgcttgacattgccatctttatttttacacaaaactaAGGATCTgagaaaatatcgcaaaagagATACATGCTTGAAATTTTGGTTTGAGCGGTCTAAattttccctgtacaaaaacgcCATAGGAAAAAAGCGATATGCCGTTTTTACTGACCGCGATCTCATTGCGCATGATCACTAAAAACGTATTGCTATTCACATGCAAAGTCGATGCAGTGCTCACTGCCGATACAACAGTTTGGCTGACCACATGCATCGAaatcgcggtcagtcaaaacgtcgtatCGCTCTGTTACAGTACAAGTTTCCAATGCGATTTGcgcatttcattaaaaatatgtatggCATCACAGTGAAAATCCTCTGGTAtctcagaaaatgaaatgaattgctgcctagaaattcAGCTATGAATTGAGTAGGACTTGCACTTTCGTTTTCTGCATAAATCTCAAAAACgattttttgaccaaaaatgactgATACGACGGTTTGATGATTTGTTCACCAAATATTCCTGCTCAGCAAgcagaaaattttgatgaaaatccatgaGACGACAATATATAATACAGTCTGTGTACCCCATGTACTTGTATCTGGATCATACATGTTAAGTATCCTTGATAATTTCATTTACAGAAGAGTGATGAGCCTGATGATACTCCTGAGGATCCTTGGACAGCAGCCTCACTCAAAGAACTTGCAGGTGAGAATCCCCTACTAAGCCAGACTTACCAATGTTATGGAAAAATTACACGGGGGCTCTGGCAATTTGCCCCTGAAATGGCTCAAAACATTCCACCCAACCATTTTCCATAAACCTTGACAAGAATTGAGAGTCTGATGATATTTTAACACAACATGGAAGTTCTTAACAATTTGTGCAACTTCATGGGCATGTAGAATAATAGAGAGTTTGATTACTATGGATATTCTGTTTCTGGAGACATGCAttgtacttgtacatgtacttgtacccTTTAATTGGTTTTTGTTCAGTATTCATCAATAATTACTTATTATTCTCTACTATCTAAAGACCAAGAGAAATTCTAAATTCTTGATCATGCTAAGTTGGTTAATTGCCAAGGGCTATTTTGCATTGATTAGAGATGTTGGGAAATCAAGTTCATAATTACTACCCGGTAATGTGATCCAGCCAAGAACAATAACATATTTTCTATTGATGCTTCTTTCAAGCTAGTGAAAATACATGTTAGTACTTTGACCTCTGATAATTGATATTTGGTTCTTTCCCCACTGATCTAactgttacatgtatgtggggcccgtaacacaaaacttagcaatgatcgtagaacattttctgtgatttattgcattgactacaatgtacaatcaatcatgaaaatcaagcgtacgatcaatcgctaacctttgtgttacggaaccGTGATGTCCTTGGAAGTTATGAAATTGTTCATCAAGTTTGGTCAGTGTTTGCTAATGGGTTACTCTATTGCATGCATGTACCTGTTAAGTatccatttttatttgatttttagtTTTTGTAGTTCAATGCAAggtgaaataatgaaaagtgCATGTGGAGAGATTGAGACACAATCAAACTTGATACCAATTTAATGTTGTTAGATAACTCATTGTCATGTTATTCTTTTGAAACATCTTCTCTTTCTTAACACTACTAGACATGCACGACATCACTCAGGGTGAGAACTGGAAGCAGTTTGCCCGTGCCCTTGGTTTCAGCTACCAGGTCATCCGCACCAAGCTGGGCCGGGCTGCCGACCCCTTCTCCGAGATCGTATCAATGTACCGAAGACAGGGAGGAGAGTACGACGAGTTCATGCTTACGCTGAATCAAATCGGCCGCAAGATTCGGATGAACGATACCTCATCAGAGGAATCTGCAGCACCGAACTCAGGAGGGGCACAGAGCTGGAAACAAATGTTGACTTTTAGGAGTTGGTTTGGAGGTGGAGGCAATGCCAGTCCATCGCAGTCAGGGTCACGCTCCTCATCACCTAGGAGTGTACATGAAGATGATGAATGCCAACGTGAGTCATGAATATGAATTCTGAAGTTTAGaatctttgatttctttttttaatgagtaTTCAAGTTTAAGTCTGGTGAAGATTTTAAAAGATGTAGATAATTACTGTCAATCATGGCTGAGTGAAAgccgttttttgtctcaccttcaTAGCatagtgagactataggcgccgcttttccgacggcagcggcgtcaacatcaaatcttaacctaaggttaagtttttgaaatgacagcataacttaaaaagtatatagatctagttcatgaaacttggccataaggttaatcaagtattactgaacatcctgccttagtttcatgtcacatgcccaaggtcaaaggtcatttagggtcaatgaacttagccATGTTGGGGGGaataacatcaaaatcttaacctaaggttaagtttttgaaatgtcatcataacttagagaaTATATGgccctagttcatgaaacttagacataaggtttatcaattatcactgaacatcctgcctgagtttcacgtcacatgaccaaggtcaaaggtcatttggggtcaatgaactttggccaaattgggggtatttgttgaattaccatcataactttgaatgtatgttggtctagttcatagaacttggacataagagtaatcacatatcactgaacatcctgtgcgcattttaggtcaaatgaccaaggtcaatgaactttggccataatgggggtatctgttgaattaccatcataactttgaaagtttatggatctgactcatgaaactttgacataagagtaatcaagtatcactgaacatcctgtgcgagtttcaggtcacatgatcaaggtcaaaggtcatgtaaggtcaatgaactttggccacgttggggttatttgttgaattaccattctttctctgtaagtgtattggtctagttaaaTAAatcgtggaaataagagtaaccaagtatcactgaacatcttgtgcgagttatagtagttttcaaagtcagcactgctgctatattgaatcgcgtgatgcaggtgagactgccagaggcattccacttgtttaattttGTAACTCAGTGCATACCagagaaaataaaagagttaAATGGAATTTATGTGCTTATGTGATGCAGTTTGGTGACTTCAGCTTATCAATAATTACAAGTTAAATGTACTGTACAACTGTGCAGAATAAAATTACATGTccataaaaatatttgtagtCCAAATAGAAATTGCATTGTGCATTTTGAAGaataattttgttgtatttaGCATTATCCCCCAAACAAATGATTAATTGATAATTTTCTGTGATTCTTTACTTGTTTACAATTTGGGATGAGTTATGAGTTGTTCCGAAACTGTATTTGATATggattgtacatgtatcatgaatGCTATTTCGTATAATTGTTATGGTCCTTGAAGCAATTAGGAGAAACATTCATAATAATCTGTGTCTTGAACACTGGTGttactgagccaacacaccgttGTGTTGGATGTCGGGAGTTCGAACCCCGGCtgcatcagaccaaaagacgttaaaagatgggagttgctgctaccctgttgtCCATCTGGCGCAGTACAGCGGCTGCGGGGCCCGTGATCAATTatgcaaagcaaattttcggagtatttcatttcatgtaaatttcaaacaataaaatgtggatatcCATTTCCATTGAATGTCctcttttcttaatttttttgtaatttgatgaaatttttaaattCTTCCTTTATAAATCAGCTGGTCCTAGTGGTCTCCAGAATACCAGTAGAAAACGTCAGTGTCCAACCTGCGAGGCAGAGCCTGTGGTTCCATCAACCCCATCCCGTTTCGGCAAGCGTCTACGCCTCTCACCCACCGCATCCGAGTCGTCAGGGGGTAGCGACGACCTCATGCACACCCTTCGTGTCAACCCTGATCAGTCACCGCCCCGCACTCCCGGGGGAATCTACTGCAGCCTACCCAGCACATCCCGCTACTCCCCACCTCACAATACCTTCCACCAGGGTCCGTCTAACGTCAACCTGGTGTCCAATCGCAACAACGCTCCTGTCTTGACACCAGGTGTTGGTATGTCAGGTATTGGAGGCATGTCTAGTATTTATGGCGCAAGCACATCGCAACTTCCCTCGGGCAGTGCCCATCTTTTCAACAACACCCCCTACACAGCAGTCCCGTACGGCAGTATTCCTAATACGGCACAACAGGTGAGAAATTCATGAACGATATGTGATATATTTCTAAGCAGAGATTTACATCTTTCTTCTTAACATTTATCAAATTTCAGTGGTATGTGGTATTTGTGCTGTTAAGGATTACACTGTATGTGCATTTTAATTGTCTGTCTGTGCTTGGTAGAGATGGTTGTATCATTCATAGCATCCCATTGTCCGATAATcataccatttttttcatacaatgtaaggatatttgaaattttgaatggatTTTACTTTTCAGAGTAAAAATAAAGCTAGAATGTGGCCATAAAATATTAAGAGGTAGTGACTAAATCTGAAGGAACTCCTATTGAAATGTACTGTCAAACCTGTCATAAAGGCCCCCTCTCTGCATGTATAGTAGCCATCTGCcaatagtgaccactaaaactgattCCCACTGTGGTGGATTATATGTGTAAGAAGTACCGTCATGAAGGTCCCATTTTGTGTTCCCCTTGGGTAGTCACAATAGACTGGTTTCATTAACTTTGTCGTTTTATTCTATCGTTAATTATACCATCAATggatatgtgatattttttgtGAGTCAAATTCTGCGTAGTTCCAACTTTTAATCGAACAGACTTTTGTGGTCCCAAGAGATTTAAAGTTAGGAGActcacttatttcttttcaggATAAAAGAAGAAGCAAAATAAACCCCATTCCATCCAGATGCTCTATTGCATTGCATTTGGTGTTTCGGAATTACCCTTGACCTGGAATTTTGGAGATTGCTTTTGGGATAGGCAGGAAGGGAATGTCCTCTTCTGATGTTGATACTTGTATGTTGATTCAGTGATGAGTTTGTGCAGGGGTCTGAAGCAGTGGCTACTAATGAGAGCCATACCAATGTCTTGGGCCAATGTTCACATATTACTTGCGCGTGGCAGGTAGTGAATACAAGCCACGGGACTGGTGACAACCGCATGCATACTGAGAATGAAGTGCCTACTGTAGGATATTATATGTTGTCATTCACAAATCAgacataataaatattttcttttaatttctctgttaaagtaaaaaatgaatagacaCAATAGGTTTCATTATCTTTGTCATGTTTACTTCTATTATTAGTTTCAAGGTAtattcctatttctcttccaaaGACCTTGCCGAATGCCCTGAGTGACCAAGAGAACCTACTTCGTGCCAACCCTCAAGAGATCAGCCAGACCAACCTCTACCACATTGCCTCCCTGATACAGAACAACTGGGTGAAGGTTGCCCGCTTCGTCCGTGATGATGAGACCTTGGAGACAGACATAAAATCCATCAAGGAGAACCACTCCAGTCCTGAGGAGCAAGCGACCCAGATGCTCCTGCAGTGGAGGGAGAAGTGTCCAGACCGGTGCACTAGAGGGATTCTC
This genomic window from Lytechinus variegatus isolate NC3 chromosome 10, Lvar_3.0, whole genome shotgun sequence contains:
- the LOC121422236 gene encoding uncharacterized protein LOC121422236, coding for MRGLKALHTVAAEDIQIYKARNCRKPALDLRGLCLTQIPDSICCGILTRCLTSLDISQNKLKCVPSCVSQLTLLRDLRASRNFIEQLPEDFGGLKELSFIDLSHNKLRHIPLSLDNLECLQHVNLSGNRIRELRDRTFHLPRLRKFHITRNPIANVPQDVYLYGLQAIRCFYDITISVPQQDCWSQEDSYSSLCEEIAHLKLKHVETKQTPVVHGCSSSKPTYLEDSHNERTSAFRIVRNSAAGSHKQLQRLESDGHVSTSDYGSCTGSMGGSAFQGKQEDDANSCCGDQGSDAEDVPRVIEEEIETCDTCHKPLVPEVDFEDDEVVDFILPNRARFLKTGHAAVLIPEHNKSNILRTDFFLELLGDIKFVPEFGDDLVHASSVAFLGPHGTLFYEDSPAIIRLPLYLDVGVSQVRCFTSNTDDMEKPVWMEVPTCDYRVFQGYVLLRTNHFSLFTVMLDQVTPTVTRVIRKDEGGKLVVDQVPGVKVDFPEGSLSEDVTASVKVFCSELPSHLRTNLPMRDAFASPTVVLQPHGYFFKVQRDCKVTVELPIPNYSKIIQHFGHEAQLSVWHSPTSEEEPVSWEPLNVNYRIREDANASYFIAIPVEHFSWLTAIWNGIRSKLNNTGMSLGFYSGGAVSMKCQAWMLESSDTEKFGLVVICHLSDDSTMQDVGNYAINVGGSLKPVAIAPGGDIVVKLGRSDYFEADTRASEDPSLEKVEANYRGGEFEMQFACRFKGSNKPKEREIFGKVFVKRRKEDGSEERLFEFNLIKKSDEPDDTPEDPWTAASLKELADMHDITQGENWKQFARALGFSYQVIRTKLGRAADPFSEIVSMYRRQGGEYDEFMLTLNQIGRKIRMNDTSSEESAAPNSGGAQSWKQMLTFRSWFGGGGNASPSQSGSRSSSPRSVHEDDECQPGPSGLQNTSRKRQCPTCEAEPVVPSTPSRFGKRLRLSPTASESSGGSDDLMHTLRVNPDQSPPRTPGGIYCSLPSTSRYSPPHNTFHQGPSNVNLVSNRNNAPVLTPGVGMSGIGGMSSIYGASTSQLPSGSAHLFNNTPYTAVPYGSIPNTAQQTLPNALSDQENLLRANPQEISQTNLYHIASLIQNNWVKVARFVRDDETLETDIKSIKENHSSPEEQATQMLLQWREKCPDRCTRGILYGALCDLNLKSVAKKCEQIYKKSR